From the genome of Zonotrichia leucophrys gambelii isolate GWCS_2022_RI chromosome 24, RI_Zleu_2.0, whole genome shotgun sequence, one region includes:
- the TRAPPC4 gene encoding trafficking protein particle complex subunit 4, whose protein sequence is MAIFSVYVVNKAGGLIYQLDHYAPRSDTEKTFSFPLDLVLRLHDERVVVAFGQRDGIRVGHAVLAINGAEVNGRFTADGKDVLEFLSNPANYPVSIRFGRHRLSSNEKLMLASMFHSLFAIGSQLSPEVGSSGIEMLETDTFKLHCFQTLTGIKFMVLADPRQTGIDALLRKIYEIYSDFALKNPFYSLEMPIRCELFDQNLKLALEVAEKAGPFGPGS, encoded by the exons ATGGCGATCTTCAGCGTCTACGTGGTCAACAAGGCCGGCGGCCTCATCTACCAGCTGGACCACTACGCGCCCCGCTCCGACACCGAGAAGACGTTCAGCTTCCCGCTCGATCTCGTCCTGCGCCTGCACGACGAGCGCGTCGTCGTTGCCTTCGGGCAGCGGGACGGCATCCGCG tGGGTCACGCCGTGCTCGCCATCAACGGCGCCGAGGTGAACGGTCGCTTCACGGCGGACGGGAAGGACGTGCTGGAGTTCCTGAGCAACCCCGCCAACTACCCGGTGTCCATCCGCTTCGGCCGCCACCGGCTCTCCTCCAACGAGAAGCTGATGCTGGCCTCCATGTTCCACTC GCTGTTCGCCATCGGCTCGCAGCTGTCACCCGAGGTTGGGAGCTCCGGGATCGAGATGCTGGAGACCGACACCTTCAAGCTGCACTGCTTCCAGACACTGACAG GGATCAAATTCATGGTTCTTGCTGACCCAAGGCAGACAGGGATAGACGCTCTTCTCCGCAAAATCTATGAGATTTACTCAGACTTCGCTCTGAAGAATCCTTTCTACTCCTTGGAGATGCCAATAAG GTGCGAGTTGTTTGATCAGAACTTGAAGCTTGCTCTGGAGGTGGCAGAGAAGGCTGGACCCTTTGGACCTGGATCATAG